A segment of the Symmachiella macrocystis genome:
AAACGGCGCGCCCCGTCTTGAAGAAAAAATCCCGCATCCTCAGTCGGCCGATGGTCCCTATCCCTACGACAAAAAATTAAAAGCCAAAAAATACGACAAGTTGCTGCTGGCACTGCAGATCGAATTAATGAAGGTCCAAAAATGGGTGCTGGACGCCAATCAAAAGATCGCCATCGTGTTTGAGGGCCGGGATGCTGCCGGGAAAGGGGGCACAATCAAGCGGTTCTTGCAACACCTCAATCCTCGCTTGGCTCGCGTTGTCGCTCTCCCGAAACCAACCGAAGCCCAGTTGGGGCAATGGTACTTTCAACGTTACGTGGCACACCTTCCCACCCGCGGAGAGATCGCGTTTTTCGATCGTTCCTGGTACAACCGCGCGGGGGTCGAACCGGTGATGGGGTATTGCACTCCCGAAGACTACCAACGCTTCATCCACCAGGCGCCGGAATTCGAAGCGGCACAAATTGCCAGCGGATTGCACCTCTTCAAATTCTGGTTCGACGTCAGCCGCAAAGAACAACGCCGCCGCATTGAATCCCGCCAGGAGGATCCGCTCAAGC
Coding sequences within it:
- the ppk2 gene encoding polyphosphate kinase 2 — its product is MATKPSQSEFQEENGAPRLEEKIPHPQSADGPYPYDKKLKAKKYDKLLLALQIELMKVQKWVLDANQKIAIVFEGRDAAGKGGTIKRFLQHLNPRLARVVALPKPTEAQLGQWYFQRYVAHLPTRGEIAFFDRSWYNRAGVEPVMGYCTPEDYQRFIHQAPEFEAAQIASGLHLFKFWFDVSRKEQRRRIESRQEDPLKHWKLSPMDYEAMQRWDDYTKARDGMFLFTDTHHAPWTIIRSDDKRRARIGAMQEFLNRLPYPDKNESIAVAPDPLIVGPVSTMLPLEGRFMFAEQK